One Niabella beijingensis DNA window includes the following coding sequences:
- a CDS encoding type I restriction endonuclease — protein sequence MENDLKLKLEQLHQRVDALKDQINTEEATKNAFVMPFIQAIGYDIFNPTEVIPEYICDIGTKKGEKIDYVIKKDGAPVLIIECKHWKESVDAHNSQLHRYYHVSKSRFGVLTNGLVYNFYADLERPNIMDDKPFFTLELANLKDSSIRLLEKFTKNGYNLMGILDSAEDLKYIKAIRNEFEKELKDPSDELVKLLVNRFFDKSLTASRLNSFKEYTKRALSNAINESINFRLKNALNINEKNPSKQEPREVAPVDENPEGLKWITTEEEIEGSQIVKAILREVVPATRIAFRDTQSYFGILLDDNNRKPLARLHFNFSKKYLELFHRGKDNGERKLLASLDDIYQYRKELLATADHYQQKNETEEPSNER from the coding sequence ATGGAGAATGACTTAAAACTAAAGCTGGAGCAGCTGCATCAAAGAGTGGATGCGCTGAAAGATCAGATCAATACCGAAGAAGCTACCAAGAATGCTTTTGTGATGCCGTTTATTCAGGCAATCGGTTACGATATTTTTAACCCTACCGAAGTGATCCCGGAATACATTTGCGATATCGGAACAAAGAAGGGCGAAAAAATTGATTACGTGATCAAAAAAGACGGAGCGCCCGTTCTGATCATTGAATGCAAACACTGGAAAGAAAGCGTGGATGCGCACAATTCCCAGCTGCACCGTTACTATCATGTTTCCAAGTCCCGGTTCGGGGTGCTGACGAATGGATTGGTCTACAATTTTTACGCCGACCTGGAACGGCCGAATATTATGGATGATAAACCGTTTTTTACCCTGGAGCTGGCTAACCTGAAGGATTCCAGCATCCGGCTCCTTGAAAAATTTACCAAGAATGGCTACAATCTTATGGGTATTTTGGACTCAGCGGAAGATCTGAAATATATTAAAGCCATCCGCAACGAGTTCGAAAAAGAACTGAAAGACCCGTCCGATGAATTGGTAAAACTTTTGGTAAACCGTTTTTTTGATAAATCCCTGACGGCATCCCGGCTGAACAGTTTTAAGGAATACACCAAACGCGCCTTATCAAATGCGATCAATGAGTCCATTAATTTCAGGCTGAAAAATGCATTGAATATTAATGAGAAAAACCCTTCCAAACAGGAACCCCGCGAAGTAGCGCCGGTTGATGAGAACCCGGAAGGATTGAAGTGGATCACTACTGAGGAAGAAATAGAAGGTTCACAGATCGTAAAAGCCATTCTGCGGGAAGTAGTGCCGGCAACACGGATCGCATTCAGGGATACGCAGTCGTATTTTGGCATTTTGCTGGACGATAATAACCGGAAACCACTGGCGCGGCTGCATTTTAATTTCTCCAAAAAATACCTGGAGCTTTTCCACAGGGGGAAGGATAACGGAGAGAGAAAACTACTGGCATCACTGGATGATATTTACCAGTACCGCAAGGAGCTGTTGGCCACCGCAGATCATTATCAGCAAAAAAATGAGACGGAGGAACCATCCAATGAAAGATAA
- a CDS encoding TlpA disulfide reductase family protein, with product MRPLFLLLFLICITDSGKAGAQSVPPIKLNTLNTRINNGRDTVFIINFWASWCTPCLRELPHFETFNNRFKQSKVKVLLVSLDFKSDLDKTVLPLVKKLELKNEVFLLDESDAQTYMNNIDTAWSGALPATLIVNKAKNKRKFHEGTYDFNDLVKIYHQNK from the coding sequence ATGCGTCCCCTTTTCTTATTACTTTTTCTCATTTGTATAACCGATTCAGGAAAAGCCGGAGCACAGTCGGTGCCCCCGATAAAACTGAATACCCTGAACACACGCATCAACAATGGCAGGGATACCGTCTTTATCATCAATTTCTGGGCTTCCTGGTGTACTCCCTGCCTCAGAGAGCTGCCGCATTTTGAAACATTCAATAACCGGTTTAAGCAAAGCAAAGTCAAAGTTCTTTTAGTGAGTCTCGACTTTAAATCGGACCTGGACAAGACTGTGCTTCCCCTGGTTAAAAAACTGGAGTTGAAAAATGAAGTATTCCTGTTGGATGAATCCGATGCACAAACCTATATGAACAATATTGATACCGCCTGGTCCGGAGCACTACCTGCTACCCTTATTGTGAACAAAGCAAAAAATAAACGAAAGTTCCATGAAGGAACATATGACTTTAATGATCTTGTGAAAATTTATCACCAAAATAAATAA
- a CDS encoding thermonuclease family protein: MMCWYITALFLILTGCRESSGRTDSSRLRETTYGTCYKVTGVKDGDTFVLLMNGREQVVRFAHIDCPEKKQPFGNQAKQFVAGLCFGKYVRLIHYNRYDRNRRLIAEVILEDGRNLNKELVRNGLAWHFKKYSGDTAYAILETAARQQRKGLWAAENPVAPWNWRHR, translated from the coding sequence ATGATGTGTTGGTATATAACTGCTTTATTCCTGATTTTGACCGGATGCAGGGAGTCCTCTGGTCGGACAGACAGCAGCAGGCTGAGGGAGACAACGTATGGAACCTGCTATAAGGTGACCGGCGTAAAAGACGGAGACACATTTGTACTGCTGATGAACGGCAGGGAACAGGTGGTTCGGTTTGCTCATATCGACTGCCCCGAAAAGAAACAGCCTTTTGGGAACCAGGCAAAACAGTTTGTTGCCGGGCTATGCTTTGGAAAATATGTCAGGCTTATTCATTATAACCGGTACGACCGGAACAGGCGGCTGATTGCGGAAGTGATCCTGGAAGACGGGCGGAACCTTAATAAGGAACTGGTAAGGAATGGCCTTGCCTGGCATTTTAAGAAATATTCCGGTGACACAGCATATGCGATACTGGAGACAGCAGCAAGGCAGCAACGGAAGGGGCTTTGGGCGGCGGAGAACCCCGTGGCACCCTGGAACTGGCGTCACCGGTAA
- a CDS encoding cold shock domain-containing protein: protein MGETWNKREREQRKRNAKKQKEEKKQERKENSGKAKSLDDMLAYVDEYGNLSATPPERRPVKTEDIPPVVANTRELNAGDTTRKGLVTFYDSNKGYGFIKDNVTKESFFVHINSSSVQLQEQLKVAFEIQKGPKGMVAVNVTADA, encoded by the coding sequence ATGGGAGAAACCTGGAACAAAAGAGAAAGAGAACAACGTAAAAGAAACGCAAAAAAACAAAAAGAAGAAAAAAAACAGGAGCGCAAGGAAAATTCCGGTAAGGCAAAAAGCCTGGATGATATGCTGGCGTATGTGGATGAGTACGGAAACCTTTCCGCAACACCGCCTGAACGGAGGCCGGTAAAAACGGAAGACATCCCCCCTGTTGTTGCCAACACCCGCGAACTGAATGCCGGTGATACGACCCGGAAGGGCCTGGTCACTTTTTACGACAGCAATAAGGGTTACGGCTTTATCAAGGACAATGTTACCAAAGAAAGTTTTTTTGTACACATTAACTCATCGTCCGTGCAATTGCAGGAACAACTAAAAGTGGCTTTTGAAATTCAGAAGGGACCAAAAGGCATGGTGGCTGTGAATGTTACGGCAGATGCCTAA
- a CDS encoding HNH endonuclease, whose product MRRRNHPMKDKVYYGEKLFDPRWIEKRKRILRRDKNKCVICARTEGKLHVHHKQYHFVKRLQKHADPWDYSDDLLITLCESCHSRGHYRYEVPIKYI is encoded by the coding sequence ATGAGACGGAGGAACCATCCAATGAAAGATAAAGTCTATTATGGAGAAAAGCTTTTTGATCCCCGCTGGATCGAAAAACGGAAACGGATTTTGCGCCGGGACAAGAACAAATGTGTGATTTGTGCCAGAACGGAAGGAAAGCTGCATGTACACCACAAGCAGTATCATTTTGTTAAACGCTTACAAAAACATGCCGATCCCTGGGATTATAGCGACGACTTACTAATCACCTTGTGCGAAAGCTGTCATAGCCGCGGGCACTACCGGTATGAGGTGCCGATAAAATACATTTAA
- a CDS encoding short-chain dehydrogenase, giving the protein MDVHAIEKFLASATKNTGAVNIHFKDRSTVTGIFINSRDYEELKAKNFWRVVSSKNLQQWERTRDVNLSRLFSGSGFTRLSAATK; this is encoded by the coding sequence ATGGATGTACACGCGATAGAAAAATTTTTGGCCTCCGCTACTAAAAATACCGGGGCAGTAAACATTCACTTTAAAGACCGTTCTACTGTAACCGGCATTTTTATTAATTCACGCGATTATGAAGAGTTAAAGGCCAAAAACTTCTGGCGGGTAGTGAGCTCAAAAAACCTGCAGCAATGGGAGCGTACCAGAGATGTTAACCTTTCCCGCTTATTCAGCGGCTCCGGGTTCACCCGTCTCAGCGCTGCCACCAAATAG
- a CDS encoding YnfA family protein gives MLIIKSLFIFILAGICEIGGGYLIWLWLKEEQPVWYGILGAFILAFYGVVATWQPSNFGRVYATYGGIFIVLSLLWAWKIDGFKPDRYDIIGGLIALIGVCIIFYAPRSAQQ, from the coding sequence ATGCTTATTATAAAATCCTTATTCATCTTTATTCTGGCGGGCATCTGTGAAATTGGCGGTGGTTATCTCATCTGGCTATGGCTCAAAGAAGAGCAGCCTGTCTGGTACGGTATCCTCGGCGCCTTTATTCTTGCTTTTTATGGTGTGGTGGCTACATGGCAACCCTCCAATTTTGGCCGGGTGTATGCTACTTATGGTGGTATCTTTATTGTACTTTCCCTGCTATGGGCATGGAAAATAGACGGGTTTAAGCCGGACCGTTATGACATTATCGGCGGATTGATTGCATTGATCGGAGTTTGCATTATCTTCTACGCACCCCGCTCTGCCCAGCAATGA
- a CDS encoding RNA recognition motif domain-containing protein: MNIFVSNLGYSFSTEDLNDLFAAYGSVDSARVITDKFTKQSRGFGFVEMPDEAAALKAIKDLNGSMQDGRSIKVMEARPKEEKSSYSNRW; the protein is encoded by the coding sequence ATGAACATTTTTGTGTCCAATCTTGGGTACAGCTTCAGCACTGAAGATCTGAACGATTTATTTGCAGCCTATGGATCTGTTGATTCTGCACGCGTAATCACCGATAAATTCACCAAGCAAAGCCGGGGTTTTGGCTTTGTAGAGATGCCGGATGAGGCTGCAGCCCTGAAAGCCATCAAAGACCTGAACGGCTCCATGCAGGACGGACGTTCCATCAAAGTAATGGAAGCCCGGCCGAAAGAAGAAAAAAGCAGCTATTCCAACCGCTGGTAA
- a CDS encoding DUF2200 domain-containing protein, translated as MNNSNTQDQRIAKMIFASVYPMYVDKVEKKGRTKEELHQVITWLTGFNDRKLQQLIKDRVTFEDFFRQASLNPNARLITGVICGYRVEEIENPLTQQARYLDKLVDELAKGRKMEKILRSA; from the coding sequence ATGAACAATTCCAATACCCAGGATCAGCGTATCGCAAAAATGATCTTCGCTTCTGTTTATCCCATGTATGTTGATAAGGTGGAGAAGAAGGGCCGGACCAAAGAAGAATTGCATCAGGTCATAACCTGGCTGACCGGCTTTAATGACCGGAAGTTGCAGCAGCTGATAAAAGACAGGGTAACATTTGAGGACTTCTTCCGGCAGGCTTCCCTGAATCCCAATGCCCGGCTTATTACCGGGGTGATCTGTGGCTACCGCGTAGAGGAAATCGAAAACCCGCTGACACAGCAGGCCCGGTACCTGGACAAGCTGGTGGACGAACTGGCGAAGGGCCGGAAAATGGAAAAGATCCTGCGCAGTGCGTAG
- a CDS encoding MerR family transcriptional regulator: MLIGALVARTGLSRDTIRFYEKEGLISVTRKERRNNNYKEYSEAVLERLLTIKRLKNFGFTLKESAEVLSMIETNEATCDNVREMIHRKIGLLDARIKDMLVLRNQLINGVKKCCSPSGPRENCRIIISDNSL, encoded by the coding sequence ATGTTAATAGGAGCATTGGTGGCGCGAACCGGTCTTTCGCGTGATACGATTCGCTTTTATGAGAAGGAGGGGCTGATTTCTGTGACCCGGAAAGAGCGTCGTAACAACAACTATAAAGAATATTCCGAAGCCGTACTGGAGCGGCTGCTAACCATAAAGCGACTTAAGAACTTTGGTTTTACATTGAAGGAGTCGGCTGAGGTACTGTCGATGATCGAAACGAATGAGGCCACTTGTGATAATGTAAGGGAAATGATCCACAGGAAGATCGGGTTGCTGGATGCACGGATAAAAGACATGCTTGTTCTGCGGAACCAGCTGATCAACGGTGTTAAAAAATGCTGTAGTCCTTCAGGACCGCGGGAAAACTGTCGGATAATCATATCTGATAATTCTCTATAA
- a CDS encoding 3-oxoacyl-ACP synthase III family protein has product MKFASIITGSGAYIPGEICKNDAFNSNTFFDAAGVPIPADTGVIIDKFQSITGISERRYAPAHINTSDMAAAAGWQALTDSAVDPETLDQIVVAHNFGDVTYGTIQSQNVPALANNVKHILGIKRPECIAYDVLVGCPGWLHAMIQSHAWFTAGMARKVLLIGAETLSRVIDASDRDSMIFSDGAGAVVMEYRPATTGNAGILSCCAQTHSIEEADYINMGKSYRQNGDNTLYIKMKGRKVYEYALNHVPLAMKECLDKSGIHISEVHKILIHQANEKMDEEIIKRLYKLYGATPPPDVMPMSIQWLGNSSVATVPTLYHLIRHNKIAGHEIPEGAIILFASVGAGMNINAVCYRA; this is encoded by the coding sequence ATGAAATTTGCTTCAATCATCACCGGATCCGGTGCGTATATACCCGGCGAAATATGTAAAAATGACGCGTTTAATAGCAACACCTTTTTTGATGCGGCCGGCGTCCCCATTCCGGCAGACACCGGTGTTATCATCGATAAATTCCAATCCATTACGGGTATCAGCGAAAGACGTTATGCCCCTGCGCATATCAATACCTCTGATATGGCCGCTGCCGCAGGCTGGCAGGCACTAACAGATAGCGCTGTTGATCCTGAAACACTGGATCAGATCGTGGTGGCCCATAATTTCGGAGACGTTACCTATGGTACCATTCAGTCACAGAATGTGCCGGCGCTGGCCAATAATGTAAAGCATATCCTGGGCATCAAACGGCCCGAATGCATCGCCTATGATGTGTTGGTGGGCTGTCCGGGCTGGCTGCACGCCATGATCCAGTCGCACGCCTGGTTTACAGCCGGTATGGCCCGCAAGGTGCTGCTGATCGGCGCGGAAACATTATCCCGCGTTATTGATGCATCCGACAGGGACAGCATGATCTTTTCAGACGGTGCCGGCGCAGTTGTAATGGAATACAGACCCGCAACTACCGGCAATGCAGGAATACTGAGCTGCTGCGCGCAAACACATAGCATAGAAGAAGCAGACTATATCAACATGGGCAAAAGTTACCGGCAGAACGGGGACAATACACTCTATATAAAAATGAAGGGCCGGAAAGTATATGAGTACGCATTAAACCATGTGCCGCTTGCCATGAAGGAGTGCCTTGACAAAAGCGGTATCCACATCAGTGAAGTGCATAAGATCCTCATTCACCAGGCAAATGAAAAGATGGATGAAGAGATCATAAAGCGTCTTTACAAATTATACGGCGCCACTCCCCCTCCGGATGTAATGCCCATGAGCATCCAGTGGCTGGGCAACAGCTCGGTAGCTACCGTTCCAACCTTATACCACCTGATACGGCACAATAAAATTGCAGGACATGAGATCCCGGAGGGGGCCATCATTCTTTTTGCGTCGGTGGGCGCAGGAATGAATATCAATGCGGTCTGTTACCGGGCCTGA
- a CDS encoding DUF4407 domain-containing protein — MKKDWWTKIGCFLTGWNYRILGTCTEASKKQLKKYSSAILILMILWSFIGYSFAERYVNAPLWGCILTAFIFVLIIIQIERQIILTVGKSQWLGIFRLVIAFIMAVLGSAILDQIIFKDDIEKKMIQIVDRQVNEQLPNRLMIIDKKLQELQTEIDSLDKKNLALHEEVARRPTIPSVSKTTTNIQVRRGDGSYATRPQTTVSITPLPNPKIKETEINEQNLTVFRNQKEAYTQEKLKAEASLRQDLKSSQGFLEELNAIIEILSERPVALFFYSILFAFLMFLELFVVASKINDTKSDYDLVVEHQLNQKIKTLNQLTQ; from the coding sequence ATGAAGAAAGACTGGTGGACAAAAATCGGCTGTTTTTTAACGGGCTGGAACTATCGCATATTGGGCACCTGTACGGAAGCCAGCAAAAAGCAGCTGAAGAAATATTCCTCGGCAATTTTGATCCTGATGATTCTCTGGTCGTTTATCGGCTATTCCTTTGCCGAACGGTATGTCAATGCGCCCCTGTGGGGCTGTATTCTAACGGCGTTTATTTTTGTGCTGATCATTATTCAAATTGAGCGCCAGATCATTCTTACAGTTGGTAAAAGTCAATGGCTGGGCATTTTTCGCCTGGTGATTGCTTTTATTATGGCAGTTCTCGGATCCGCTATTCTGGATCAGATCATTTTTAAAGATGATATTGAAAAGAAAATGATCCAGATCGTGGACCGGCAGGTTAATGAGCAGCTGCCCAACCGGTTGATGATCATCGATAAAAAGTTACAGGAGCTTCAAACGGAGATTGATTCGCTGGATAAAAAGAATCTGGCATTGCACGAAGAAGTAGCAAGGCGGCCAACAATACCATCAGTTTCGAAAACCACGACCAATATACAGGTCAGACGTGGTGACGGGAGCTATGCTACCAGACCTCAGACCACGGTGTCGATCACGCCGCTTCCTAATCCAAAAATAAAAGAAACTGAAATCAACGAACAGAACCTGACTGTGTTCCGGAATCAAAAAGAAGCGTACACGCAAGAAAAATTAAAAGCAGAGGCCTCATTAAGACAGGATTTGAAATCCAGCCAGGGCTTCCTGGAAGAGTTGAATGCCATTATAGAGATATTATCGGAACGACCGGTGGCATTGTTTTTTTATTCCATCCTTTTTGCATTTTTAATGTTTCTCGAATTATTTGTGGTGGCCAGTAAAATCAACGATACAAAATCCGATTACGATCTTGTAGTAGAGCATCAATTGAATCAGAAAATAAAGACATTGAATCAGTTAACCCAATGA
- a CDS encoding thioredoxin family protein, with the protein MKTTILLLTLFLAALANAQIRPLAPGSIAPDIRLTNTNEKVVGFDDFPKAKGFIVVFTCNTCPYAKAYEQRIISLNEEFSPRGYPVIAVNPNDPAISKGDSFENMKERAKEKGYTFPYLFDPGQKVTNLYGAAKTPHLFLIRKNKSTLVIEYTGAIDDDPQQSNAAHTNYVREAINALDAGKQPAITATKAIGCGVARPKNNNN; encoded by the coding sequence ATGAAAACGACGATTCTTTTACTTACACTATTCCTGGCAGCTTTGGCAAATGCCCAGATCCGTCCCCTTGCACCCGGCAGTATTGCGCCCGATATCAGGTTAACCAATACCAATGAAAAGGTGGTTGGCTTTGATGACTTTCCAAAAGCAAAAGGATTCATTGTTGTGTTCACCTGTAATACATGCCCCTATGCAAAGGCCTATGAACAGCGCATCATTTCGCTGAATGAAGAATTCAGTCCGCGCGGTTATCCTGTAATCGCTGTCAATCCCAATGATCCGGCCATTTCAAAAGGAGACAGTTTTGAAAACATGAAAGAACGTGCCAAAGAAAAAGGCTATACATTTCCCTACCTGTTCGATCCTGGTCAAAAGGTAACCAACCTGTACGGCGCTGCCAAAACCCCGCATTTATTCCTAATAAGAAAAAATAAGAGCACGCTGGTAATCGAATACACCGGTGCGATCGATGATGATCCGCAACAGTCGAACGCCGCACACACGAACTACGTAAGAGAAGCCATCAATGCACTGGATGCCGGCAAGCAGCCGGCCATTACAGCTACTAAGGCCATTGGATGTGGTGTGGCAAGACCCAAAAACAATAACAATTAA